One Glandiceps talaboti chromosome 2, keGlaTala1.1, whole genome shotgun sequence genomic region harbors:
- the LOC144446507 gene encoding photoreceptor outer segment membrane glycoprotein 2-like, giving the protein MPCLSIEITENGRGRLGGILWIMNWLSAGASVFIAAMGIYFKLKVEDKTSLIEGYNNNVLPWMLTVVGFLCAILFLAGGRICHCSGQAHTRAKFKGFLRPYLVFLMVIVVLIIASGSMCFAHRDDLQHSLRKGIEKAMERYKDNSTYKTEIDYLQMDFECCGNNDYDDWFAVSWINNKYLNMDDAEVKAKMSTGHYLNDDVPFSCCDPRAKRPCIHHHVTDNNEHYNYDFNVAMTIHQRGCKQALSEYFSRRLAIMGSILMSMFVAQLIVLIATRYLQTSIYTASAADNHTLPSPGWLFEDVPLNCVRISKSVRDEGIKETVTEAEKCLVQETK; this is encoded by the exons ATGCCATGCCTTTCTATAGAAATAACGGAGAATGGCAGAGGCAGACTTGGGGGTATCCTGTGGATCATGAATTGGTTGTCGGCTGGAGCAAGTGTCTTCATAGCTGCTATGGGTATCTATTTCAAATTGAAAGTAGAGGATAAGACATCTTTGATCGAAGGCTACAACAACAACGTATTGCCATGGATGTTGACAGTAGTTGGGTTCTTGTGTGCCATTTTATTCCTCGCTGGAGGTAGAATTTGTCACTGTTCAGGACAGGCACACACACGTGCTAAATTCAAAGGCTTCCTACGACCCTATCTCGTCTTTTTGATGGTGATAGTTGTGCTAATAATAGCTAGTGGCAGCATGTGTTTCGCTCACCGTGACGATCTCCAACACTCTCTCAGAAAGGGTATCGAAAAGGCAATGGAACGATACAAAGATAACAGCACGTACAAGACAGAAATAGACTACCTACAGATGGATTTCGAGTGCTGTGGTAATAACGACTACGATGATTGGTTTGCAGTTTCAtggataaataataaatatctcAACATGGACGATGCTGAAGTGAAAGC GAAAATGTCAACTGGTCACTACCTAAATGACGACGTACCTTTCAGTTGCTGTGACCCTAGAGCTAAGAGACCATGTATTCATCATCATGTTACCGACAATAATGAACACTATAACTACGACTTTAACGTTGCCATGACGATACATCAGCGAGGCTGTAAACAGGCTTTGTCGGAATATTTTTCCCGGAGGTTGGCCATTATGGGTAGCATCCTAATGAGTATGTTTGTAGCTCAG ttaATTGTTCTTATTGCTACGAGATACTTACAAACATCCATCTACACGGCCTCTGCAGCGGACAACCACACCCTTCCTTCACCTGGTTGGCTATTTGAAGATGTTCCACTGAATTGCGTACGCATTTCGAAAAGTGTCAGAGACGAAGGAATCAAAGAAACTGTAACAGAAGCTGAAAAGTGTCTAGTACAAGAAACCAAGTAG
- the LOC144452684 gene encoding tubulin-specific chaperone C-like, with amino-acid sequence MADSVVLTHAGGDQNMAGVEEKKDKIAERIQRRDDERLAEIEKKRAERENASLKQESTDYFSSMFQQEREDIERKLQTVSSLEKSKLIAYFDELTTALQKLQKFVNDSTMFLPPYEIKTAQENVSKLQISISEKRDQLLPKKKFAFKSRKHNSGLPKKQENVEVDSAKGVHDKAKMISDTARMECSVVDKVSETVSLNAKDVNNKDVGLFRLVDCVIQIYGAPSALHINNLKNCRVFCGPIPGSVFADNCVNCILVLSCQQLRVHTTIDTQFYLHVTSRAIIEDTSRVEFAPYTWAYDSMEADYKMTGLDRNRNNWDDVDDFNWLASDKHSPNWTLIPEDKRVKTWDN; translated from the coding sequence ATGGCAGACAGTGTAGTCCTTACTCATGCCGGTGGTGATCAAAATATGGCAGGTGTCGAGGAAAAAAAGGATAAAATTGCTGAGAGAATCCAGCGAAGGGACGACGAGAGACTTGCAGAGATCGAAAAGAAAAGAGCTGAGCGAGAGAATGCCTCATTGAAACAAGAAAGTACTGACTATTTCAGTTCGATGTTCCAACAAGAACGCGAGGACATAGAACGGAAGTTGCAGACGGTTAGTAGTTTAGAGAAATCCAAGTTGATAGCTTATTTTGACGAACTTACAACGGCTTTGCAGAAGCTTCAGAAATTCGTTAATGATTCCACGATGTTTTTGCCTCCTTATGAAATAAAGACTGCCCAAGAGAACGTTTCAAAGCTGCAGATTTCGATTTCAGAAAAGAGAGACCAGCTGCTCCCCAAGAAGAAATTTGCATTCAAGTCTCGAAAACATAATTCGGGATTGCCGAAGAAACAAGAAAATGTTGAAGTCGACAGTGCTAAAGGGGTCCATGATAAGGCGAAAATGATATCAGATACGGCACGTATGGAGTGTAGTGTCGTAGACAAAGTATCAGAAACTGTATCTCTGAATGCGAAAGACGTAAACAACAAAGACGTTGGACTTTTTCGTCTGGTTGACTGTGTCATCCAAATTTATGGTGCTCCAAGCGCCCTGCATATCAATAACTTGAAAAATTGTAGAGTTTTCTGTGGTCCCATTCCTGGATCAGTATTTGCTGACAACTGTGTGAACTGTATTCTGGTGCTATCCTGTCAACAACTGCGTGTACATACTACCATTGACACTCAGTTTTACCTACATGTTACAAGCAGAGCTATCATTGAAGACACAAGCAGAGTTGAGTTTGCTCCATATACTTGGGCATATGATAGTATGGAGGCAGACTACAAGATGACAGGGCTGGATAGGAATAGGAACAACTGGGATGATGTGGATGATTTCAATTGGTTAGCTAGTGATAAACATTCTCCAAATTGGACACTGATACCTGAGGATAAGCGTGTGAAAACTTGGGATAATTGA
- the LOC144447827 gene encoding toll-like receptor 2: MFHGLTNLSELDITLTGIGNNSLNKNLFKYLVSLERLLIGSNCYTELTADTFDHLVNLKRLNLSYAMVEYLPEKLFTKLTKLEALYLSPSKLKRIPNAALRYLNLRILYLGGNFTSEIVFDQYFNNGTKLRTLAMNGCMPVQPLQNYCIKLTITNKTFEFVNTYNFMYYQQLGLDYDGIRNLLSHPPATTFLGVNWVHGLAGTALSPALFQGWTDRIRNIEKLDLSHLAIIGIKNNTFANFTSLKTLSLSNNQLLNIMLERKAFWGLGNLEILDLTSNVLSSIPDLTSFTSLNCTLKDLQLSYNQFNEVIDGDVFRNMPHLEKLHLANTNIGDRTVESLVNMTNLKYLNLAGNRFEALTSLVTGLSTLNDVESLDLSGNYFVPSGSSEDTSLSKLKKLKSLTLSGYGVDLYMLSGVTSLQELSLVNPADFDLVASWKINHLYFPNLTQLSISGSRMTLDKDMMKTMPNLTHLNLPNNRIDVLDRDSLVDLHKVEYIDLTGNDIKEITGKHWKLSYLETLILNGNKLATITKDVINNKYLSNLKTLDVSHNSLDCDCDLTWFRTWIYNDTVVETLNYDSYMCTTHSSNRVMLLQNFDPTTLQCKSMTYIYVAVSLSCIATLFIVIASICVYYRWHIRYAIFLIRCKVRGYSPIPETDKEFDAFVSYNSKDQKWVLRTLVPHLEKKCSTKFKICVDYKSFIPGKFIVDNIMDSIENSRKTLLVLSPNFVKSEWCYFEMQMAHHRLFEDQRDVVILLLLEDIPDKDVPRMLRKLLLNKTYIMWPKEECSTARELFWAKLEEALKMPSVVDRIHSV, encoded by the coding sequence ATGTTCCATGGCTTGACTAACTTAAGTGAACTTGACATTACCCTCACCGGAATTGGCAACAACAGTTTGAATAAGAACTTATTCAAATACCTCGTTTCTCTGGAAAGGCTGCTTATCGGAAGTAACTGTTATACTGAATTGACTGCAGACACCTTCGACCATCTTGTCAATCTTAAGAGGTTAAATCTATCCTATGCAATGGTTGAATATCTTCCAGAAAAACTGTTCACAAAATTGACAAAACTTGAAGCGTTGTACCTATCGCCATCAAAACTGAAACGGATTCCCAATGCTGCCTTGAGATATTTGAACTTACGAATACTATATTTGGGTGGCAACTTTACGAGTGAAATTGTCTTTGACCAATACTTCAACAACGGTACAAAACTGAGGACACTGGCAATGAACGGTTGTATGCCAGTTCAACCGCTTCAAAACTACTGTATAAAGCTCACCATTACCAATAAAACATTCGAGTTTGTGAATACGTACAATTTTATGTACTATCAACAGCTAGGGCTAGACTATGACGGAATCAGAAATTTGCTGTCCCACCCACCTGCTACAACGTTCCTGGGTGTGAATTGGGTGCACGGTTTGGCAGGGACTGCGCTTTCTCCGGCATTATTTCAAGGTTGGACTGACAGGATAAGGAATATTGAGAAGCTGGACTTGTCTCACCTTGCAATTATCGGTATAAAAAATAACACTTTTGCCAACTTTACAAGTTTAAAGACACTATCGCTCTCTAACAACCAATTATTGAATATAATGCTGGAGAGAAAAGCATTCTGGGGTCTTGGTAATCTTGAGATTCTGGATTTAACGTCAAATGTGTTGTCGTCGATTCCTGATCTGACTTCCTTCACAAGTCTGAATTGTACGCTTAAAGATTTACAGCTTTCATACAATCAATTTAATGAGGTAATCGATGGCGATGTATTTCGAAACATGCCTCATTTGGAAAAACTGCACCTGGCGAACACAAATATTGGAGATAGGACTGTAGAAAGCCTTGTCAACATGACTAACTTAAAGTATCTGAATCTGGCTGGAAATCGTTTCGAAGCCCTCACATCATTAGTGACCGGTCTGTCGACTTTGAATGATGTTGAATCTCTGGATCTTTCGGGTAACTACTTTGTGCCTAGTGGAAGTTCCGAAGACACTTCTCTTTCAAAACTCAAGAAGTTAAAGTCGTTAACTTTGAGTGGATACGGAGTAGATTTGTACATGCTGTCTGGTGTGACGTCATTACAGGAACTGTCCTTGGTGAATCCAGCAGATTTTGACTTAGTCGCCAGTTGGAAGATAAACCATCTTTATTTTCCAAACCTTACACAGCTATCGATCTCTGGAAGTCGAATGACTCTTGATAAGGACATGATGAAAACAATGCCGAACTTAACACACCTGAATTTACCAAACAATAGAATAGATGTTTTGGATAGGGATTCACTTGTTGATCTTCATAAAGTTGAATATATAGATCTTACTGGTAATGATATCAAGGAAATAACAGGAAAGCACTGGAAGTTATCCTACTTGGAGACGTTGATATTGAATGGGAATAAATTGGCCACCATAACTAAAGATGTAATTAATAACAAATATCTGTCTAACCTGAAAACGTTAGATGTGTCTCACAATTCACTCGATTGTGATTGTGACCTGACATGGTTCAGAACCTGGATTTACAATGATACAGTTGTGGAAACACTCAACTATGACAGTTACATGTGTACAACTCATTCAAGCAATAGAGTAATGCTGTTGCAGAACTTTGACCCGACAACCCTACAGTGTAAATCCATGACATACATATACGTTGCTGTGAGTTTGAGTTGTATAGCCACTCTGTTTATCGTGATAGCTTCTATCTGTGTATACTATAGGTGGCATATACGTTATGCAATCTTCCTAATTCGCTGTAAAGTAAGGGGATATAGCCCAATACCTGAAACAGACAAAGAATTCGATGCATTTGTTTCTTACAATAGCAAAGATCAAAAATGGGTCCTCCGAACTCTTGTCCCGCATCTTGAAAAAAAGTGTAGTACAAAATTCAAGATCTGTGTAGATTACAAGAGTTTCATCCCAGGTAAATTTATAGTTGATAATATCATGGATAGTATTGAAAACAGTAGGAAGACACTCCTTGTTTTGAGTccaaattttgtcaaaagtgaGTGGTGTTACTTTGAAATGCAAATGGCTCATCACAGACTCTTTGAAGATCAGagagatgttgttattttgctTCTTCTGGAGGACATTCCTGATAAAGACGTCCCTAGGATGCTAAGAAAACTTCTTTTGAATAAAACCTACATAATGTGGCCGAAGGAAGAGTGCAGTACTGCCAGAGAGTTATTTTGGGCTAAACTGGAGGAAGCCTTGAAAATGCCTAGCGTGGTTGACCGTATACACAGTGTCTAA